The Natribaculum luteum genome contains the following window.
CTCGAGCGTTTCGGGTATCCTCGTATAGCAACGGGAAAAGGAACGTCCTACGCGTCGTCGACGTCGACTCGAGTGCCGTACCCCGACTCGCCGACCACGTCGCCGTCCTCGTAGACGACCTCGCCGCGCACGACGGTCGTCGTGGCTTTGCCGACGAACGACTCGCCCTCGAAAGGCGTCACCGTGCTCTTCGAGTGGAGGTCGTGGCGATCCTCGAGCGTCCACTCACGGTCGGGGTCGACGATCGTGAAGTCCGCGTCGGTGCCGACCTGCAGCGAGCCTTTCTGCGGGTACATCCCCCAGACCTGCGCCGGGCGAGTGGCGTGGTGGTAGACCCACTCCTCGAGCGTGAGCCGGCCTTCGTCGACGAACGTGAGCATCGTGGGGACCTCGGTCTCGAGGCCGACGAAGCCCGCGGCCGCGTCCCAGGTGTTCCCGAAGGGGTCGTCGACTTTCTTCTCGTCGTCCGTGTGGGGTGCGTGGTCGGTCGCGATTGAGTCGATCGCGCCCGCGTCGAAGGCGTCCCAGAGCTTCGTTCGTTCGGCCTCGTCGCGGATTGGCGGCTGGATGCGGGCGACGTTGCCCTTCTCGCGCATGACCTCCTCGGTGAACCAGAGGTAGTGCGGGCAGGTTTCGGCGGTGACGTTGACGCCGCGGTCTTTCCCGCGGGCGACGGCCTCGGCACCCGACCCCGAGGAGACGTGGTACATATGGATCTTCGCGCCGGTCTCCTCGGCGAAGGTGATCATCCGTTCGATGGCCTCGCGTTCGGCGATCACGGGGCGGGAGTGGGAGTGGTCGATCGGGTCGTTTCGTCCCGCCGCTTTGACCTGCGCTTCGTAGTAGTCGATGATCTCGCCGTTTTCCTCGTGAAAGCCGAGCCGTTTGCCGGTCTCCCGGATCCGCTTCATCGCCTCGAGGACTTCCCCGTCGCTCGGCGGTGGCACGTCGCCGACGGTCGACCCGAGGAAGATCTTGTATCCCAGGGCACCGGCCTCGTCGAGGGCCGGGATGCGATCTATGTTCTCCGAGGTCACGACGACGAAACTCTGGAAGTCGACGTGTGCCGACGCCTCCCCGCGGTCGAACTTGAGCTGGAGGTGCTCCGGTCGGTCGATGACCGGGTCGGTGTTTGGCATCCCGACGACGGTCGTGACGCCGCCGGCCGCTGCCGCTCGAGTCGCGGACTCCCAGTCTTCCTTGTACTCGAGGCCGGGTTCTCGGTTGTGGATGTGGGCGTCGACGATCCCTGGGACGAGGACGTTCCCCGCGGCGTCGATGGTGCGATCGGCCGCCGGGAGGCGGTCGCTGCGGCCGACGGCGACGATTTCGCCGTCCTCGACGGCGACGCCCGCGTCGGGAACGCGACCGGCGGGCGTCACGACGGTACAGTTCTCCACGACGAGGTCGACAGACATTGCCGTGGGTTTCCGAGCGGCGCGGATATAGCTTACGTTGCCTGCGGCAGCCACGGCGAGTCCTTTGTGCCTGCAGGTCGTGGTAGCCGACATGGCCGTGGGGCTGCAACTGCTTTCCGTCGTCTTCGTCCTCGGGGCGATCGTCGCCCTGATCGTCTCGATTCCCGTCCTGTGGGGGATCGTCGAGGATGCGCGAAAGCGCCGTCGCGAGCGGCAGACGGGCGAACTCGAGCCGTACGAACTCGCCGACGAGACCGGACGGCAGTCGGCGTCTGACGACGGTACACGCGAGTCGAACCAGTCGACGCGGATCTCCTGCCGGCACTGCTCGACCGCGAACGATCCCGCCTACACGTACTGTCGGCACTGCGCCGAGAGGCTGTGATACGGACCGCTGTACGTCCGTCCCGCAGCGACCGCCCGACGGGACGCGGTCGCTGCGGAAGATAGGGACAGCAGACCGTATAAGCGCACCCGTCGTCGACCACAGACGAGACGGCGTCCGGGGACCGAGTGGACGGTAATAGCCCCTTTCTCGCGAGACGCGCACCCAACGAACCACGGTACGAGTCGGATACTAAACGTTCGGCGGCTGGAAGCGCGAGCGATGACTCCCCCATCGATCCGCGATCGGACGATCCTCGTCACCGGCGGTGCCGGCTTCATCGGCAGCCACCTCGTCGACGCACTCGTCGACGACAACGACGTTCGCGTCCTCGACGACCTCTCGACGGGCGAGCGCGAGCACGTCCACGACGACGCGACGCTCCTCGAGGGCGACGTCCGCGACCAGCAGGCACTCGAGCGGGCGACCCGGGACGTCGACCTGATCTTCCACGAGGCGGCCGTCGTCGGCGTGACCGAGACCGTCGAACAGCCCGCGGAGACGAACCGCGTGAACCTCGAGGCGGGCCTCGAGCTGCTCGAGCAGGCGCGTCGCGAGGACGCCAGAGTCGTGCTGGCCTCGAGTGCGGCAGTCTACGGCCACCCCGACGAGCTGCCGGTCTCGGAGACAGCTTCGACCGATCCCGCGTCGCCGTACGGCATCCAGAAGCTCGCACTCGACGAGTACGCGCGGCTGTACGCGGATCTGTACGACCTGCCGACGGTCGCGCTCCGGTACTTCAACGCCTACGGGCCGCGCCAGCGCGGTCCCTACAGCGGCGTTATCTCGACGTTTCTCGAGCAGGCGCGAGCTGGCGACCCGATCACGGTCGAGGGTGACGGGGAGCAGACGCGCGATTTCGTCCACGTCGAGGACCTCGTCCGGGCGAACCTGCTGGCGGCGACGACCGACGACGTCGGCGAGGCGTACAACGTCGGAACCGGCGAGCGAACGTCGATCCTCGAGTTGGCAGAGACGATCCGCGAGGCGACCGACGCCGACGTCCCGATCGTCCACCGCGAGCCCCGGGTGGGTGACGTTCGACACAGCAGGGCGGACGTGTCGAAAGCTCGTCGCACGCTCGGCTTCGAGGCGACGATCGGCCTCCAGACGGGGATTCGCGATCTCGTCGGCCGCGAGTCGCTCGAGGAGGCTACGATGATCGATCGGGAGGGCGAGTCGTACAGTTGAGTCCCCGAACGAGACGCGTGCGTGATCGGATGAGAATAGATTCACCGGGACGTGATCGAGTGAACCCCTTTTCGAATGGATCAAAAACGAACCTGGCCGTTCCAGCGGTACTGAAGCGTTTCCGGGACTGGGCCGGATCGTCCGTCACAGTCACGTGAACGTTGGCGAAACGGTCTCCTGCTGACAGATAGCGTTTCGGTGGCTAGGGCACTGATAACTAACGGTAGGTTCCGCGTTCCTCCGGCCATGGCGCTCATCGATAGCATCGTCGTATTCGTCGTCAGTCTCCTGATCGGTGCGCTTGGAATCTACGTCGGAGCGAGCCTCATCGTCGACGCACATGACTACACGTACGCGGTCGTCACGGCGCTGCTCGGGGCAGTCGTCTGGGGAATCGTCGGGTTCTTTCTCGGGTGGATTCCGCTGCTCGGACCGATACTCGTGCTCCTCGCGTACCTCGCCGTGATCAACTACCGGTACCCCGGCGGCTGGGTGCAGGCACTCGGGATCACGCTCGTCGCGTGGGTATCGGTGTTGATCGTCCTGTACGTGCTCGCAATCGTCGGAATCATGGCGTTCGAGGCGGTCGGCGTTCCGGGCGTCTAGCCCGGGACGTACGGCGGACTCACCGTCGGTAGCGAGACCAGATACAGGCTCACGATCGTAAAGAAGATCATCACGACGATCAGCGGATACTGGCTGCGGATCGCCTGGAGTCGTCCCGGGAAGAGCTCGAACGAGACCGTGTGTGCGATCCAGACGGCGAGAGCGTGACCCAGGAGGATGCCGACGATTTCGACGTACCCGAACCACGGCGGAAGCGCGAGGACGGTCGGGTTCGACGGCGGGGAGAGCGGTGCAGCCATCGTGTCGACGAGCGACGGCCACAGCGAAATCGAGAAGCCAACGTAGTGTGCAAAGTGATAGCCGGCGGCGATCGCGAGCAGCGGCGGCGCGTATCGAACCGCGAGGTAGCGCTGGGAGACGTACGTCTCGGCGAGTTCTCGAGTCCGGTCGACGGCGTACAGGTAGACCCGATAGAAGAGCACGAATCCAGCCACGAGCAGCCCGAGATAGACGAGCGCCGGTGGCACGCCGACGCCGACCAGCGTCTCGACCGTCGCGACGCCCGGCGGCGTCACGACGAACCCGCTGTAGGTTAACTCCCAGATCAGCGCGAGGACGAACGCGACGGTCGAGCGGTCGGTGACGAGATCGTTGTCGCTCAGTCGGGCTCCTGGCGGGCGGATCTCGAGGCCATCGTCGGTCCGCTGGATCGGTGCGACGGCACCGTAGAGGCGAAACCACACGGAGAGCGGATCGGCTCGCCGGAACCACGTCTCGGGCGAGAACGCGACCCCGCCAGCGATCGTCAGCACCGAGTAGCCGAGGACGACCGCGACGAGCGCTCGCGACGACGAGGTCAGCGGTGCGACGAGCTCGAGCCAGACGAACGCGAGCAGCGCAGCCACGGCCGGCCAGGCGTCGAGCCCGGACGGATACGACAGGTAGCCGTTCGGGAGCACCGACGCGATCCGCCGCCAGGGATTGATCGCGCGCCACGGACTGCCGACGGCGTACGCGACGATCGTCAGGACCGACCGGACGCCGACGAACGTGAGCAGGACGGCCGCGCTGAGCGAGCCGAGTCTGGGGCCGACGAGGCCGACGACGACCACGAACGAGAGAGCGGCGATCCCCACGGTTCCGAAGACGAGCGAGCCGGCGCCACGGATCGCCTCGAGCGAGAACAGCGCCGATCCGTCGTGGTAGCCGTCGATGACCTCGCGGTCGGTGACGAGCATCGTCAACAGCGCCGACGCACCGATGACGCCGCCGCCGGTCGCGAGATAGAGCCACGTCGGGACGGAGACGTCACCACCGGAGCCCGACAGACCGGCGACGACGTTGCTCGCGGCGACGACTCCGGTACCCACTGATAGCACTGCCAGCCCGACCGCAAGGGCGGTCGCGACGAGACGACCGACCGTCGAGGTGATGCTTCTCGTCTGCCCCCGTCGAAGCGAACGCACATCCATCGTCGTTCTCGTTTTATCGGGGGAGAAGGTATAAGTGCGTGGTACGAGATGGCATCACTAATGGCGAGCCTTCGAACCTATACACTGATCTACGTCGCGTTGCTGGGATTGGGAACCGGAAAGTTCGTCTTCTTTACGTTCGACCAGTACTTCACCTACTGGATGGCAGCAGCCGGGATCCTCGTCCTCGCGATATTCAAAACGCTGCTCATCACGGGATACTACCAGCACCTGATCGAAGAACCGCGATCGGTCTCGTACCTGATGGCGCTGTCGCTGTTTATGGTGTTCCTGCTGACCATCGCTGCAGGATACTCGATCCAGTGATCGACGGCAGCCAGCGCCGACGCTGATCGCGGCGGTCTCGTTCCAGAAAATGTGGGCGTACTTCTACGGCTGTTTGGACTGAATTTCGCTCTCTTCGTGTGCTTCCTCGCCGTGCTCTTCTAGCGCTTGCTGCGTTTCGAACGTTTCACCGCAGACCGGACAGACGAATTCGTCCGATTCTTCGACGTTCTCCCCTTCTCGTGGGTCGGTTCCGACGTTTTCGCCCTCGTCGACGCCCTCCTCTTCTCGTGGATCTGGTACCATGTGAGAGCGTGCGTCGTCACTCGTGTTAACGATGAGCGTTGCACTTGATGGGAACGCGGCTGTCGTACCGATCACCAGCACGCCGTCGTGGATTTGCGTTCGGCGCTCGAATTGACGGCCGTGTGGCTCGAGCCGGCGGCGACGTCAGGGACGAAGCCCGCGCGGCCCAACGGTGTTGAAGACGGACCCCTGTTCGGCGCTGTACTGGCCGGTCAACTCGCCAGCGGCCAGGATCTCTCCTTCGAGACCGATCGTCGAGGCGACTCGAGCACGTCTCGTCTCGGGTGGAAGGTCCAGATCGATGTCGAGTGCGTAGACCCGGAACCGGTAGGTTTCGGTCTGTTCGGGTGGCGGCGACGGGCCGCCCCACCCCTGCCGAAGGAAGTCGTTGTACCCCTCGGTAGCGTCGTCGCCGATTCCGTCTCTCGGGAGCACCGCCGTCTCGGGTGAAACGCCCCAGACCATCCAGTGAATCCAGGGATGATCGACGACCTCAGCTGCCTCGGGGTGGATCATCGTGACGAGGAGGGACTCGGCCTCGTCCGGAACGCCGCTGATCCGAAGTTCGGGGTTTTCGTTCTCGTTGGTAAAGCCAGCCCAGTCGGGAAGTCGCGTCCCGCGGTCGAAATCCGAACTGGTGACTGTGAGCGGTTCTGCGTCGTCCAGCGACGAGGTGAGTAACCCGATCATCCGACACAGATACAACACTATATCATATATAATTTTGTATGTTTTGGGGATTATTCTACGGCGACGTCGGTACGGCTGCTGCGACCAGGAAGCCGCGAGGCTTCGGCGGGGCGACACCGCTTTCCTCGAACTGCCGTTCGCTCGAGGGACGGACGCGTCTCGCATCGGCTGAGAGAAAACGAACGGGAGCCGCTCGAAACGTGGGACCGATAGATCAGGCCAGCAACAGCATGACGACGACGACCAGCAGTACCGTGATTCCAATTGTCACCGACGCGACGGCAACCGCTGCGGCGGGCTGACCGATCCGGTCTCGAGCCGCAAAGTACGAACCGAAGAAGACGTATCCGACCAACACGGCCGCTCCGACGGCGATGATCGCCGTTCCCAGGATGCCGCCGGCAATGGAGACGTCTGCGATCAACAGTATCGCGCCCGCGAGGAAGACGAGCGCCAGCGTGACGAACGTCACGCCCCAGACGACGGGTTCGTTCGCGAGTCTGACGAGACGATTCGACGCGTCGTCTGCTCGTGGCGACCACTCTCTGTAACTTCGTTGACCGCCGGAAACGCCAGCGCCGCCGGCCGGAGTCGCTCGCTGTCCACTCCGCGTGAGCGCGAACGCAACTGCGATCAGGAGTACACCCATCAGGAGCGTACTGATCAGGTATATCGATGTCATTGGGCAACCCTTGACACACAATGTGTCCTCAACTATTTATATCCTCATCCTCGAAATCAGACATTATTCGCTTCGCCAGGACGGCATCGGTCGATAGTGAACAGTTAGGTGCTCGTTGTCACGACGGGGATGTCGAAAAAGAGATCGGAGAAGCGTGAACGTTCCGAGAGCGTGACGGCACCGTCGAGACCATCCAGCAGTAGCCAGGTCGACCGCCTGACGAAGCTTTTTCTCCGCGTCTCTCGATCATTGTTACCGTATGACGCTGGAATTCGACGTCCTCGAGACGACTGTCCTCGAGATCCACGACGCGATGGAAGCCGGCGAGGTGACGAGTCGCGAACTCGTCGAGCAGTACCTCGAGCGAATCGAGGCGTACGATCGCGACGGGCCGGAGCTGAACGCGATCATCACCGTCAACCCGGACGCCCGAGAGCGAGCCGACGAGCTAGACGAGAAATTCACCGAGAACGGCTTCGTCGGTCCCCTCCACGGCGTCCCCGTCCTCGTGAAAGATCAGGCCGAGACCGCGGGGATCACGACGACGTTCGGCTCCGAAGCCTTCGACGACTACGTCCCCGAGCGGAACGCGACGATCGTGACCAACCTCGAGGAGGCGGGAGCGATCGTCCTCGCCAAGACGAACCTCCCGGACTGGGCGTCCTCGTGGTTTGGCACCTCGTCTGTGATCGGCCGGACGAAAAACCCGTACGCGCTGGATCGAGACCCCGGGGGCTCGAGCGCCGGCACCGGCGCGGGCGTCGCCGCGAACCTCGGAACCGTCGGCATCGGAGAAGACACCGGCGGTTCGATTCGCCTCCCCTCGAGTTTCTGTAACCTGTTTGGCATCCGCGTGACGACCGGGTTGATCAGCAGGACGGGCCTCGCACCGCTCGTAACGCGCCAGGACACCGCCGGCCCGATGGCGCGGACGGTTCGTGACATGGCGTTACTACTCGACGTTCTCGTCGGCTACGACGCGGATGACGAATGGACGGCCGCCACCGAACTGGCTCGCGTGGAGGGATCGTACGTCGACCACCTCGACGAGGCGGGACTCGAGGGCGCGCGAATCGGCGTCCTGCGCGACGCCTTCGGGTCGGACGACGATCCCAATGCCGCCCCGGTGAACGACGTCGTCGAGCAGGCACTCGAGGAACTGGTGGACGCGGGTGCCGAACTGGTCGATCCCGTCTCCGTCCCCGACCTGATGGGGCAGATCGAGGAGACGATGCTGTACGTCTTACAGTCGAAACACGACCTCGACCAGTTTCTGGCAGACCGCGAGGACGCACCCGTGGGGTCAGTCGAAGAGATCTACGAAAGTGGACAGTACTACGAGGGGCTGGATCTGCTCGAGGCGATCGCCGAGGGACCGGCGGATCCGGCCGACGAGCCCGGCTACTGGCGGAAAGTCGCCGCCCAGGGGTCGTTCCGGCGCGACCTGCTCTACACCATCGCCGACCACGATCTCGACGCGATCCTATTCCCGGACGTGCAGGTGGTACCGCCGACCGACGCCGAACTCGGCGAGACGTACACGACGGCCACCTTCCCGACGAACACGGTCATCGGCGCGCAGACGCTGTGTCCGGCCGTCTCGATCCCCGGCGGGTTCACTGACGACGGCGTCCCAGTCGGCGTCGAACTCCTCGGACGACCCTACGACGAGCCGCGACTGCTCGAGTTAGCCTACGCCTACGAACAGGCCGTAGACCCCCGACGATCGCCGGAGACGGCCCCCGCGCTGGGCGAGGAGTGACGCGAGGTCGACAACGACCAATGGCAGTCGAACTCGCATCTGGCATCTGGTGGTTACGCCTCCGGGGCGTCAACGCCTACCTCGTCGACCGTGACGACACGACGCTGATCGACGCGGGAACCCCCTGGGACGGCGACCGGATCCGGGACGAACTCGCCGATGCCAGCGTCGGCGTCGCCGAGATCGACCGCGTTCTGCTCACGCACTACGACCTCGACCACGTCGGCACGCTCGCTGCGCTGACGCCGGACCTCGAGGCAACGGTCCACGCCGCCGGGAGGTTCGACGCCGAAATTCTGGCGAACCGGCGCAAACCGCCGTGGACGAACCACAAGGGTGCCCTCCAGCGTGTCCTCGGCGTGGCGAGCACCCACCCGTCGCTCGCGATCGAACCCGTCGCCGACGGCGCCGCCCTCGGTCCGTTCACCGCCTACCACACGCCCGGGCACACGCCGGGCCACGTCGCGTACGTCAGCCGCGACCTCGAGGTCGCGATGCTCGGCGACCTGGTCCGGGAGTCGGACGGCGACCTCGAGGCGTCGAGCTGGTTCGTCAGTTACGATACGGACGACGTCCGCGAGAGCATCCAGCGGCTGGATGCCGACGCGCCGTCGTTCGAGATCGCGTGTGTCGGCCACGGGGAGCCGATCTCTCCAGGCGGTGGCGAGGCGTTTCGTCGGTTGGCTTCCCGGCTGTGAGCGGTCGTCGATGGCCGTGACGTGGACCCGCTCCCTCGAGGACGACACAGAGACGCCTACAAACACGAGCGCACCGACAGGGTCAGTCGTCGGCGATCGACGATCGATGTCTCGCTTGCTCGCGGAGCGCCAGCGACATGGCCGGGACGTCCCGGGTCGAAACCGTCTCGTCCGCCTCGAGGTCGGCGAGCGACTTCGGGAACGTCCGCAACCCTTTGTGGAGTGCGATTCCGGCCTTCGCGCCCTGACCCATCGCGACG
Protein-coding sequences here:
- a CDS encoding DUF7577 domain-containing protein, translated to MAVGLQLLSVVFVLGAIVALIVSIPVLWGIVEDARKRRRERQTGELEPYELADETGRQSASDDGTRESNQSTRISCRHCSTANDPAYTYCRHCAERL
- a CDS encoding NAD-dependent epimerase/dehydratase family protein, yielding MTPPSIRDRTILVTGGAGFIGSHLVDALVDDNDVRVLDDLSTGEREHVHDDATLLEGDVRDQQALERATRDVDLIFHEAAVVGVTETVEQPAETNRVNLEAGLELLEQARREDARVVLASSAAVYGHPDELPVSETASTDPASPYGIQKLALDEYARLYADLYDLPTVALRYFNAYGPRQRGPYSGVISTFLEQARAGDPITVEGDGEQTRDFVHVEDLVRANLLAATTDDVGEAYNVGTGERTSILELAETIREATDADVPIVHREPRVGDVRHSRADVSKARRTLGFEATIGLQTGIRDLVGRESLEEATMIDREGESYS
- a CDS encoding amidase, producing MTLEFDVLETTVLEIHDAMEAGEVTSRELVEQYLERIEAYDRDGPELNAIITVNPDARERADELDEKFTENGFVGPLHGVPVLVKDQAETAGITTTFGSEAFDDYVPERNATIVTNLEEAGAIVLAKTNLPDWASSWFGTSSVIGRTKNPYALDRDPGGSSAGTGAGVAANLGTVGIGEDTGGSIRLPSSFCNLFGIRVTTGLISRTGLAPLVTRQDTAGPMARTVRDMALLLDVLVGYDADDEWTAATELARVEGSYVDHLDEAGLEGARIGVLRDAFGSDDDPNAAPVNDVVEQALEELVDAGAELVDPVSVPDLMGQIEETMLYVLQSKHDLDQFLADREDAPVGSVEEIYESGQYYEGLDLLEAIAEGPADPADEPGYWRKVAAQGSFRRDLLYTIADHDLDAILFPDVQVVPPTDAELGETYTTATFPTNTVIGAQTLCPAVSIPGGFTDDGVPVGVELLGRPYDEPRLLELAYAYEQAVDPRRSPETAPALGEE
- a CDS encoding YbhB/YbcL family Raf kinase inhibitor-like protein — its product is MIGLLTSSLDDAEPLTVTSSDFDRGTRLPDWAGFTNENENPELRISGVPDEAESLLVTMIHPEAAEVVDHPWIHWMVWGVSPETAVLPRDGIGDDATEGYNDFLRQGWGGPSPPPEQTETYRFRVYALDIDLDLPPETRRARVASTIGLEGEILAAGELTGQYSAEQGSVFNTVGPRGLRP
- a CDS encoding MBL fold metallo-hydrolase, translating into MAVELASGIWWLRLRGVNAYLVDRDDTTLIDAGTPWDGDRIRDELADASVGVAEIDRVLLTHYDLDHVGTLAALTPDLEATVHAAGRFDAEILANRRKPPWTNHKGALQRVLGVASTHPSLAIEPVADGAALGPFTAYHTPGHTPGHVAYVSRDLEVAMLGDLVRESDGDLEASSWFVSYDTDDVRESIQRLDADAPSFEIACVGHGEPISPGGGEAFRRLASRL
- a CDS encoding cytochrome C oxidase subunit IV family protein; this translates as MASLRTYTLIYVALLGLGTGKFVFFTFDQYFTYWMAAAGILVLAIFKTLLITGYYQHLIEEPRSVSYLMALSLFMVFLLTIAAGYSIQ
- the allB gene encoding allantoinase AllB; translated protein: MSVDLVVENCTVVTPAGRVPDAGVAVEDGEIVAVGRSDRLPAADRTIDAAGNVLVPGIVDAHIHNREPGLEYKEDWESATRAAAAGGVTTVVGMPNTDPVIDRPEHLQLKFDRGEASAHVDFQSFVVVTSENIDRIPALDEAGALGYKIFLGSTVGDVPPPSDGEVLEAMKRIRETGKRLGFHEENGEIIDYYEAQVKAAGRNDPIDHSHSRPVIAEREAIERMITFAEETGAKIHMYHVSSGSGAEAVARGKDRGVNVTAETCPHYLWFTEEVMREKGNVARIQPPIRDEAERTKLWDAFDAGAIDSIATDHAPHTDDEKKVDDPFGNTWDAAAGFVGLETEVPTMLTFVDEGRLTLEEWVYHHATRPAQVWGMYPQKGSLQVGTDADFTIVDPDREWTLEDRHDLHSKSTVTPFEGESFVGKATTTVVRGEVVYEDGDVVGESGYGTRVDVDDA
- a CDS encoding C2H2-type zinc finger protein yields the protein MVPDPREEEGVDEGENVGTDPREGENVEESDEFVCPVCGETFETQQALEEHGEEAHEESEIQSKQP